From Paenibacillus graminis:
GAACTAAGAAGATAAATAGCCTAATCCTTTGGCGTAAATGCTCAAGAATTAGGCTATTTGTATCCAAGAAGAGATGAATAAATGAGCTTACGCAGGGTTTATTTTAAAGCTTCATACAATGCAATAAGAGCCAAGGACTGTCCGTATGCCATTGGCATGAGGGCAATGTTCTGGTAATGGTCTTTATCCAATCCCATACCGGTTCCGGCCGACACATTCAGCACGGTTCCATCTCCGCTAATATTTTGACACACCGACTGAATGGCCTTGTCTGCCGCAGCCTGATATGAGGAATCCAGAATACCGGCTTTAATGCCTTTTAGAATACCCGCGGCAATTGCGGCCGATCCGGATACCTCTTCATAGCTGGTTGGGTCCTGCAGGACGGTATGCCAAAGACCGGAAGCAGCCTGGAGTGAAACCAAGGCATTGACCTGAGCTTTATACGTATCAACCAGAAATTGCCGGATACCCGGGCTAATCGTATCCTGGCAAGTTTCCAGGTAATCGACGATACCATAGGTGAACCAAGAATTTCCGCGGCACCAGAAGATACTGCCGAAATTATCATTGCGTTCGAAACTCCAGCCGTGGAATAACAGGCCGGTATGTTTGTCGAACAAATACTTGATATGGAGCAAAATCTGGTGTTGAGCTTCATACTCCCACTCCGGCCGGTTAAACTTGCGCCCGGCCTGGTTCAGAAACAGAACTGCCATAAAGAGCGTATCAATCCATAACTGTCCATTGTGCAAGTGAATTCCATCCCGATTGCCAATGGCAGTGACCGTATGCTGAAAGCCTCCTTCTTTGGTTTTGGGCAACTCATGAACGAGCCAGTCCGCATGTTCCCGGCATAGCTGTTCCAGTTGGCTGGAAGGCTCAAGCTGATCCAGGAGCTGAACCAAAGCCAAATAAGGAGCTGTCGTATTAATGTTTTTTGAAGGCAGTCCAATCTCTAGATTACGGGAATACCAATTTTGAAAAAATTCTAAATAGCGGTGATCGCTGTAATACTTCTGTAGCTTGTAAAGACCATAAAGACCGATGCCCTGAGGCCAGTCCCATTCTTCAATTCCGAAATCCCGTTGCACAATCCCTAATTTTGTATCGGCCTGAACCACAGTTTTATCCTTTTCATAGTCGCTACCACCCAGATTCATAAGCTTGTCTACTACCAGTCCAATTTTTTGAAGCAGTATCTCATTTGTCATGGATTCATAAACTCCTTATCATTAAATATGTTCCGAAAGCAAGCTTGTGCATTCTTACCTATGACTGTATATACTAAACTGTCCGTAGATGCCAT
This genomic window contains:
- a CDS encoding glycoside hydrolase family 88/105 protein, which encodes MTNEILLQKIGLVVDKLMNLGGSDYEKDKTVVQADTKLGIVQRDFGIEEWDWPQGIGLYGLYKLQKYYSDHRYLEFFQNWYSRNLEIGLPSKNINTTAPYLALVQLLDQLEPSSQLEQLCREHADWLVHELPKTKEGGFQHTVTAIGNRDGIHLHNGQLWIDTLFMAVLFLNQAGRKFNRPEWEYEAQHQILLHIKYLFDKHTGLLFHGWSFERNDNFGSIFWCRGNSWFTYGIVDYLETCQDTISPGIRQFLVDTYKAQVNALVSLQAASGLWHTVLQDPTSYEEVSGSAAIAAGILKGIKAGILDSSYQAAADKAIQSVCQNISGDGTVLNVSAGTGMGLDKDHYQNIALMPMAYGQSLALIALYEALK